From the Brachyspira intermedia PWS/A genome, the window AGGTGGTTATTATGCTTCAAAAGAACCTGCTGTAATAAAAACAGTTCTAGGCAGTTGTATATCTGTATGCCTGTTTGAGAATAAATTAAAATTCGGAGGTATGAATCACTTTATGCTTCCTGAAATGAGAGAATGGGAAAATCCGGCTGAAGATTATAATAATACTAGATATGGTGTTTTTGCAATGGAGGTTCTTATAAACGAAATTATTAAATTAGGCGGTAAAAAAGAAAACCTTACAGCTAAAATATTCGGAGGCGGACATGTACTTTCAGGTATGACTAGCAATATTCTTCAAGTACCTGATAAGAACATACAATTTGCTAAGAAATTTTTAGCAGATGAAAAAATACCTATAGTAAGTGAAGATATAGGTGGTTCTTGGCCTAGAAAAGTATTCTTTTTCAATACTGAAAATAGAGTACTTATGAAGAAACTAGAAGGTAAAACTAAAGAATTCTCAGCTGAACAGGAAATTAAATATTCTAAAAATTTACAGCATAAACTTGAAGAAAAATCAGACATTACATTGTTTTAATATATTAATAATTAAGGATTTTATATGGCTACAAAAATTAAAGTATTAGCTATTGATGATAGCGCATTAATAAGACAGTTGCTTACTAAAATTGTAAACTCAGACCCTGCATTAGAAATGGTGGGAACTGCTGCAAATCCAATTTTAGCTGAAAATAAGGTCAAAAATCTTAAACCTGACATTATTACTTTAGATATTGAAATGCCAGAAATGGATGGTATTACATATCTTAAAAAGCTTATGCTTAACAACCCTATTCCCGTAATAATGTTTAGTTCTCTTTTAGATAAACATAGAGAATTAGCTTTAGATGCTTTAAATATTGGAGCTTTTGATTATGTAATTAAACCTTCTGCAAATGTTAGAGACGGTGTAGAAGAATTAGCTACAGACTTAGTTGAAAAAATTAAAAATGCTTATGCAAACAGAGCTAAGTTTTATAGAAAACATGGTGTTACGGTTCCAACAGAACCTGCTGCTACTACAGAAAGAAGTTCTATTAGTTTAGAAGCACCAAAAACAGCCGGATTCAAAGTTTATCAAAAAAATACTGCAGATATCATACTTCCTCTTACACCTTCAAGAGAAACTCCTATGGATAAGATAATTCTTATAGGTTCTTCAACAGGTGGTACAGAGGCTTTAATAGAATGTCTTAAAAATGTTACTCCTTCTGCTCCTCCTATAGTTATTGCTCAGCATATGCCTGAACATTTTACTACTTCATTTGCTAAGAGATTAAATAGTATTCTTAAAATAGATGTATTTGAATCTGAAGATGGTATGAGTGTTGGAAGAGGACAAGCTGTATTAGCAAGAGGTGCTAAGCATACTATGATTAAAGTTAGAGGCGGTAAATATTACATTGAAGTAAGAGATGGAGAGCCTGTTACAAGACACAAACCTTCTGTAGATGTACTTTTCAGAAGCGGTGCTGTTTATGCTAAAAACAAAGCTATCGGAATAATACTTACAGGTATGGGTGATGATGGTGCTAATGGTATGAAAGAAATGAAAGATGCCGGTGCTTACAATATAGCTCAAAATGAAGAAACTTGTACAGTTTTCGGAATGCCTAGAGAAGCAATTGCAAGAGGCGGTGTTGATGAAGTTTTACCATTAGATAAAATACTTGCTGCCGCTCTAAAAAGAGTGTAAATGTAAAATGGATAATAATATAGATTTATATGAATATATAAATAGATGGGTAAGCGGATTTAAAGCTTACCCATATTATAAAATAGAAAAAAATTGGATTTCATATCCAAATTAATATCTTCTCATAAACAGTTTAATAATATTTCTATTATTCCTACTGGTTCAAAAAGAAATAGAACAGATATAAACTATATGGAATATTTAAATATATTTTTAATATTGGATGATACAACTAATACATCTGATACTAGAAAATTTAAATCTTCTATTTTAGAATTAATTAAAAATAATGATTTATATTCAAATAAGGTTAATGTTACATCGTCATCTTTAATTTTAGAATATGAAAGTGAAAAAATTGTATTAATACCTTCATTCAAGAATTTAGATAATAATGTTGAAGGTGCTTTGGTTACAGATAGTAATGAAAAAAATGAAATTTTTTATCCTAAATTGGATAATAGAAATTTTGATAAAAAAGAACATGATTGTGGTGCTAATTTTATCAATTTAATAAAATTATTCAAAAATTTATTCTTGGCTTTTTCTGCTGAAATTAAATATATTAATGAATTAACTCCTGCTATAACAGAAGCACTTATATGGAATTTACCAAATGAATATTTTCAATTCAAAGATTATGCTGATGCTATATTAAAAGCTCTTGACTATATTTATCAAAGAATAGCTAGTGATGATTATATGTCTCTTTCTGAAATTAATGATATAAAAGTGCTATTTTCATCTAGAAATAATATGGATAGGAAAGAATTATTAAAAGCATTGTACAAATTAAAACAATTTATACATGAAAATATATAAAATTCTAATTTTTTCTCATAACTTCTAATAGTAATATTGAATTAATTTAAACTAATGATATAATAGTTCTAATTTTTTATAATAAATTTCTTAGGGAGAAATATATAAAATGAAAAAAATACCAGAAATTTTTGGTAGTATGGTTTTTAATGATAATGTAATGAAGGATAAACTTCCTAAAGACATTTATAAAAAACTCATAAAAACCATAAAAAATGGAGAGCGTTTAAATTTAGAAGTTGCCAATGTAGTAGCTCATGCTATGAAAGAATGGGCTATAGAAAAAGGTGCTACTCATTTTACACATTGGTTTCAGCCTATGACAGGAATAACAGCTGAAAAACATACAAGCTTTATTACTCAAACCGATGACGGTTCCATTCGTATGGAGTTCACAGGTAAAGAATTAGTTCAGGGTGAGCCTGATGCTTCTAGTTTTCCTTCAGGAGGACTTAGAGCTACATTTGAAGCTAGAGGATATACTGCTTGGGATCCTACATCTTATGCTTTCATAAAAGATGATACATTATGCATACCTAGTGCATTTTGTTCATATAGCGGAGAATCTTTAGACAAGAAGACTCCCCTACTTCGTTCTATGGAAGTTATAGAAAAAGAAGCAAAAAGAATATTGAAATTATTCGGCTATGATGATGTGAATAGAGTATTTACTACTGTAGGTGCTGAACAAGAATATTTCTTAATAGACAGAGATCTATATTTACAAAGACCTGATTTAAGATATTGTAAAAGAACATTATTTGGTGCTTGCCCACCTAAAGGTCAGGAATTAGAGGATCATTATTTCGGAGCTATTAAACCTAGAGTTCTTGCTTTTATGAAAGAACTTGATCATGAACTTTGGAAGCTTGGAATAGTTGCTAAAACAGAGCATAATGAAGCTGCTCCTGGACAATATGAATTGGCTCCTGAATTTACAGTTACAAATATGGCTACCGATCAGAACCAAATTACTATGGAGCTTATGAAAGTAATAGCCGAAAAACATAATTTGGCATGCATACTTCATGAAAAACCTTTTACAGGCGTAAATGGAAGCGGTAAACATAATAACTGGTCTATTGCTACAGATACAGGATTAAACTTGCTAGATCCGGGAGATAATCCTTCTAAAAATAAAAGATTCTTATTATTTTTAGTTGCTATACTAAAAGCAGTTGATGAATATCAGGATCTTTTAAGAATAACTACTGCTAGTGCTAGTAATGATCATAGACTTGGTGCTGCTGAGGCTCCTCCTGCTATTATATCTATATTCCTTGGAGATGATATTACAGAGATACTTGAATCTTTGGAAAGCTCTAAAAAATATAAAGGAAAAGAAAAAGTTGAAATGGAAATGGGAGTTAATTCTTTAGCAAGATTAACTAAAGATACAACTGACAGAAACAGAACTTCTCCTTTGGCATTTACTGGAAATAAATTTGAATTTAGAATGGTTGGATCAAGTCTTTCTGTATCAGGCCCTAACATCATTTTAAATACTATAGTAGCTGAAGCATTATCACAATTTGCTGATATTTTGGAAAAATCTGATAACTTAGAAAAAGATATTGATGAGTTAATAAGAGAAACTTTTAAAAAACATAAAAGAATAGTATATAATGGTAATAACTATTCTAATGAATGGGTTAAAGAAGCAGAAAAGAGAGGTTTATTTAATTTAAAAACTACTCCTGAAGCATTACCTCATTTCATATCTAAAAAGAATATTGAAGTATTAACTAAACATAAAGTTTTAACAGAAGCAGAAATACATTCAAGATATGAAATAAGTATGGAAGAATATGTTAAAGAAATTAATATAGAAGCTTTAACATTAATAGATATGGTACATAAACAAATACTTCCATACTCAATAGAATATGTTGGTGAGCTTGCAAATACAGCCGATAAAAAAAGAAATTTAAAATTGAAATTTGATGTTGAAAAAAAGTTAATTAATAAACTCAATGATTTAATAAAAGACCTTGATTCTAAATTAGAAAAATTAGAAGGATATACTGTAGAGGCTAAGAAAATTAATGATATAGCTAAATCAGCAAAATTCTCAAGAGATAAAATATTTGCTTGTTTAGAAGATATGAGAGTTACAATAGATGAGTTAGAAAGAACAGTATCAAAAAAATATTGGAAACTTCCAACTTACGGTGATATGCTATACAGTTTATCATAAAGTAAAATATAACAAGGGTGATAGATTATATAATCTATCACCTTTTCTTTTTATAACTTATTTTATTTATTTTCTTCATTCATAATAGATAAAGAATAATTTAAATGCTCTATAAGTTCATCATTAAATTTTTTAGGTGATATTATCTTAAAAGAACCAAGCCAAGGACTTACAAATATTCTAAACTCTGTAAAAGATGAAAAATCAAAATTAACTATTATAGAGCCATCATCTAATTTCTTTTTGATTTTCTGATTGAATCCATAATCTCTATTTTTAAAATAATGAGCAACATTTGAATTAAAATGAATAGTAGTTTTTATTAATTTATTATCACTCCAATATATACTTTTTTCTTCTCTATTAGTTTTATTAATTTTTCTCTATAATCAATCCTATTTTTATGTTCTTTCTCATATTCTTCTTTTTCTTTAATATTATTAAATTTTAATTTCTGTATTATTTCTATATTAGATATATTGCTTATAGAATAAGTTTTTATTTTTTGATGTTTATGATCATAAGCAACCAAATACCATATACCTTGAAAATAATAAATAAGATACGCTATAGCTTTAACTTTATAATTAATATTACTGCTTTGAATATAATAATCAAAATTTATATCATTCAAATCTTTTACACATGAAAGTAATTTTTCTATATTTTCACCATCACCGGATATATTATTTATATCATTATTTGAAATCACAATAACATCATAATATTCATTATCCACATTTTGAGGTAATAATTTATATATTGTCGAATTAGGGATAAGAGCTAAATTTGAACTTATTTTTTTCATAAATACAGAAAATAATATATCTACATTTTTTTTAAGATTATCATCATCAAAATTGAACCCCTTTTTCAATTTTTTTAAATCATCTTTTTTTATTGTATACCTATTATGTTCTGAAATTAAATCTATCTTTAAATATTTTTCTATTTCATCTATATCACGCAAAGCTGTTCTTTTTGATGAATCATTAAAATACTTAAATTTCTTTTTATCTATAAATCCATCCAATATTAAAGAAGTATACAACTCAAATAATCTCTCAAATTTCTTTTTATCTGACATACTATATCCTTTTAAAATACGCTATGTACAAATTCTTTAACAGCATTACCATTAATATTAAACTGTTCATTATTTATAGTAAAATATCCATCTAATATGCCTTTTGTAGTTTCCATATCTATTTTACTAAATCCTCCAAAAGACTCATATAGATAATTTCCTGTAACTGTAAATACAAAACTAAAACCTTCTTCTTTAGAATAATAATCTATAACATCTTTATATTCATGCGATTCAAAGTTTTTATATACATACCATTTATTTTTAAACAAGAATTTAATAATTCTTGAATTTTGTGATTCAGGCTTAGAGTCATAAATAAATACGGGAATAGGATCTGTGGTATAAGAAGTATAAACTAATGCCGCTATTATATTATGAGCATATCTTGAAGGATTTCTTCCTACAGTATTAACAGCCATAACTGAACTTGTGTCGGTTATAGCATTTTCACTTCCAGGAACAACTAAATATCCGCTTGGAAGCCCATAATAAAAAGCAGTATATAATGCCCTATTATATTTCCAATTTACCATAGAAGCTGTAAAATTAGTAAATTTAAATGAAAACTCTGCATTAATTAAATTCTCTATAGAAGATTTTATATTTATTTTAGTATTATAAAAGTTTGGAATCTCTATACTAAATTCACCAACATTTTTTCTAAATTGAGCCCTTACAAAATTATCATAAAAATCTAAAAAATCTTTTTCATTTTCTTTTATGATAAAAGATTGAGAATCACCATCAAATATATTGAAAGCATAATAAGAGAAATACCTTTTTAATCCATATTTATAAAGTTTCCAAAATATTATATGATTATCATGAAACAAGTATAAATATAAATTTTCTACCATATCATCATTTATATGAATAGATTTTGGAATACTAGTAAAATCTCCAGTGTAGTAAATACCATTATTATTAGTAATAGAAAGAGTATTAGCATCAAGTACAGGAGTATCATTCCTCATATATGCTTTTAAAGGTATTACTCTATAATTAACATGTATAAATATAGCTGTAAATAATATAATAAATAAAGCTACGATTATTATGGCGATATATTTTCTTATATAACTCGAAGAATATTCATAATAATCATCTTTTTTTGCTACAAGACGTTTTTTTATACGCATAATTTCTCTTCTGTATCGCTTTTTATATTATCATTATTTTCTAAACTAGCTTTTATACTCTCTTGCACTTCTTCTTCTGTTCTTTTTTCTATAGAAGTATCCAAAAGCTTGCTTAATGCAAATAATGCCACTTCTATTTCGTCATCTTGCGGTCTTCTAGTAGTTATTTTTTGAAGAGCCAAACCCGGAAGTATAGCAAGTCTCATAAGAGGGAAATTATAAAATTTAAATCCTAATTTCAATATTTCATAAGATATACCAGAAACTATAGGAAGTAAAATTATATTAATAGCCAATACGGTTAAATTTCCAACTATTTTAGGAGGAGTATATGACGCATATATATATGTATATACAAAATAACTTGTAAACATATAAAGCAATATAGAAACTGTTAATACTAAAAACATAAATGTAGTACCGCATCTAGGGTGTATAGTTGTATAATCTCTAATATTTCCTGTATCAGGATCTAGTCCATGTTCATAGGCATTAACAACCATATGTTCAGCACCATGATATTCAAATACTCTTTTTATATCTTTAAAAAATGATATTACAAGAAGATATAAAACAAATATAGATAATTTTATACATCCTCTTACTAAATTAAATACAACAAAATTACTTTTCTCATCTATGCCAATAAGTGTAGTTATAAAATAAGGTAAAGCTATAAAAAGTCCCACAGCAAATGCCAAAGACACTAACATACTTAAAGTCATAGCAATATTTTCACTTTTTTCGGATTTAGGCTTACTATCTTTTTTATTGTTTTCTTCCTCAATACCTGCAGTATTAGCAGAAAAAACCAAAGTTTTGTATCCTAATCTCATCATATCTACAAAATTTACAACACCTCTTATAAAAGGCATTTTACTCAATTTGTTTTTATTTTCAGGAATAGCCGCTTTAATAAAATCTATTTGCTTATC encodes:
- a CDS encoding chemotaxis protein CheD; translated protein: MIDFPAAANSNFKRITIYIGGYYASKEPAVIKTVLGSCISVCLFENKLKFGGMNHFMLPEMREWENPAEDYNNTRYGVFAMEVLINEIIKLGGKKENLTAKIFGGGHVLSGMTSNILQVPDKNIQFAKKFLADEKIPIVSEDIGGSWPRKVFFFNTENRVLMKKLEGKTKEFSAEQEIKYSKNLQHKLEEKSDITLF
- a CDS encoding protein-glutamate methylesterase/protein-glutamine glutaminase gives rise to the protein MATKIKVLAIDDSALIRQLLTKIVNSDPALEMVGTAANPILAENKVKNLKPDIITLDIEMPEMDGITYLKKLMLNNPIPVIMFSSLLDKHRELALDALNIGAFDYVIKPSANVRDGVEELATDLVEKIKNAYANRAKFYRKHGVTVPTEPAATTERSSISLEAPKTAGFKVYQKNTADIILPLTPSRETPMDKIILIGSSTGGTEALIECLKNVTPSAPPIVIAQHMPEHFTTSFAKRLNSILKIDVFESEDGMSVGRGQAVLARGAKHTMIKVRGGKYYIEVRDGEPVTRHKPSVDVLFRSGAVYAKNKAIGIILTGMGDDGANGMKEMKDAGAYNIAQNEETCTVFGMPREAIARGGVDEVLPLDKILAAALKRV
- a CDS encoding glutamine synthetase III family protein — protein: MKKIPEIFGSMVFNDNVMKDKLPKDIYKKLIKTIKNGERLNLEVANVVAHAMKEWAIEKGATHFTHWFQPMTGITAEKHTSFITQTDDGSIRMEFTGKELVQGEPDASSFPSGGLRATFEARGYTAWDPTSYAFIKDDTLCIPSAFCSYSGESLDKKTPLLRSMEVIEKEAKRILKLFGYDDVNRVFTTVGAEQEYFLIDRDLYLQRPDLRYCKRTLFGACPPKGQELEDHYFGAIKPRVLAFMKELDHELWKLGIVAKTEHNEAAPGQYELAPEFTVTNMATDQNQITMELMKVIAEKHNLACILHEKPFTGVNGSGKHNNWSIATDTGLNLLDPGDNPSKNKRFLLFLVAILKAVDEYQDLLRITTASASNDHRLGAAEAPPAIISIFLGDDITEILESLESSKKYKGKEKVEMEMGVNSLARLTKDTTDRNRTSPLAFTGNKFEFRMVGSSLSVSGPNIILNTIVAEALSQFADILEKSDNLEKDIDELIRETFKKHKRIVYNGNNYSNEWVKEAEKRGLFNLKTTPEALPHFISKKNIEVLTKHKVLTEAEIHSRYEISMEEYVKEINIEALTLIDMVHKQILPYSIEYVGELANTADKKRNLKLKFDVEKKLINKLNDLIKDLDSKLEKLEGYTVEAKKINDIAKSAKFSRDKIFACLEDMRVTIDELERTVSKKYWKLPTYGDMLYSLS
- a CDS encoding WCX domain-containing protein, with the translated sequence MNKTNREEKSIYWSDNKLIKTTIHFNSNVAHYFKNRDYGFNQKIKKKLDDGSIIVNFDFSSFTEFRIFVSPWLGSFKIISPKKFNDELIEHLNYSLSIMNEENK
- a CDS encoding WYL domain-containing protein; this encodes MSDKKKFERLFELYTSLILDGFIDKKKFKYFNDSSKRTALRDIDEIEKYLKIDLISEHNRYTIKKDDLKKLKKGFNFDDDNLKKNVDILFSVFMKKISSNLALIPNSTIYKLLPQNVDNEYYDVIVISNNDINNISGDGENIEKLLSCVKDLNDINFDYYIQSSNINYKVKAIAYLIYYFQGIWYLVAYDHKHQKIKTYSISNISNIEIIQKLKFNNIKEKEEYEKEHKNRIDYREKLIKLIEKKKVYIGVIIN
- a CDS encoding DUF1385 domain-containing protein, translating into MSKQLDENRIKEGVGGQAVIEGIMLRNKSHYVVAVRKPDKQIDFIKAAIPENKNKLSKMPFIRGVVNFVDMMRLGYKTLVFSANTAGIEEENNKKDSKPKSEKSENIAMTLSMLVSLAFAVGLFIALPYFITTLIGIDEKSNFVVFNLVRGCIKLSIFVLYLLVISFFKDIKRVFEYHGAEHMVVNAYEHGLDPDTGNIRDYTTIHPRCGTTFMFLVLTVSILLYMFTSYFVYTYIYASYTPPKIVGNLTVLAINIILLPIVSGISYEILKLGFKFYNFPLMRLAILPGLALQKITTRRPQDDEIEVALFALSKLLDTSIEKRTEEEVQESIKASLENNDNIKSDTEEKLCV